The proteins below come from a single uncultured Dethiosulfovibrio sp. genomic window:
- a CDS encoding methyltransferase encodes MKKSLPKVDGDWGRFFLLQQNALRWELLKTAIELGIFDLTVEGRTSEEICERLSLHRGNSELMLNCLVALGCLSKKGDLYANTSLADVFLASGSETSLGESLLFMEKWMLPVLNGGLKDLVKNGPRERKNIVDPAVWEMGARINVNHSRCGRAQFIAERVSELPEFPHFNRMLDLGAGPGIIALAITAAHPSAKCVVLDQPPVSKVAEEVIGEYGMEDRMTVIGGDYMADDFGTGFDLIMANFTLNFYKDDLGGLMAKVRGALNPGGVFMVISDGVSLDGTGPADSVLSWLPTALQGDDLAIKTGQISRAMLDAGFVSTERRVFPDEGGMQGHGPVEMTLGRVASIVDP; translated from the coding sequence ATGAAAAAAAGTTTGCCAAAGGTGGACGGAGATTGGGGAAGGTTCTTTCTCCTACAGCAGAATGCCCTCAGGTGGGAGTTGCTCAAAACTGCCATAGAGCTCGGCATCTTCGACCTTACCGTCGAGGGCAGGACATCGGAGGAGATCTGCGAGAGGCTGTCCCTCCACAGGGGCAACTCGGAGTTGATGCTGAACTGTCTGGTGGCTCTGGGGTGTCTGTCGAAAAAGGGTGACCTATACGCCAACACCTCCCTTGCCGACGTTTTTCTGGCCTCCGGGAGTGAGACATCCCTAGGTGAATCCCTCCTGTTCATGGAGAAATGGATGTTGCCGGTTTTAAACGGCGGGCTTAAGGATTTGGTGAAGAACGGTCCCAGGGAGAGAAAGAATATCGTCGACCCGGCGGTCTGGGAGATGGGAGCCCGCATAAACGTCAATCACTCGAGATGTGGCCGTGCCCAGTTTATAGCGGAGAGGGTTTCCGAGTTGCCGGAGTTTCCGCACTTTAATCGGATGTTGGACCTTGGGGCGGGGCCTGGGATTATAGCGCTGGCGATAACCGCCGCCCATCCTTCGGCCAAATGCGTGGTGCTGGACCAGCCTCCTGTAAGCAAGGTGGCCGAGGAGGTCATAGGCGAATACGGCATGGAGGACCGCATGACGGTAATAGGTGGGGACTACATGGCGGACGACTTTGGGACGGGGTTCGACCTCATCATGGCCAATTTCACGCTGAACTTCTATAAGGACGATCTCGGCGGGCTGATGGCCAAGGTTCGAGGTGCTCTGAACCCAGGAGGGGTTTTTATGGTCATTTCCGACGGAGTGAGCCTCGACGGAACAGGACCGGCGGACAGCGTCCTGAGCTGGCTGCCCACGGCCTTGCAGGGCGACGATCTGGCGATAAAGACGGGGCAGATCTCCCGTGCCATGCTTGATGCCGGATTTGTCTCCACCGAGCGGAGGGTTTTTCCTGACGAGGGTGGGATGCAGGGACATGGCCCTGTCGAGATGACCCTGGGCAGGGTGGCAAGCATAGTGGACCCATAA
- a CDS encoding GNAT family N-acetyltransferase → MERYFFRRAEGKKDASKLRVFFNEVFKPEKVGIFAENLLLHFPKMKDRYWFIAEEKNSGEIAAACALLPWQWKMDNITLKVAEMGIVGTGESHRHQGLMRRLRSELMGVVKSEGYELVGIQGIPGFYDKLGFRYALPLCSHIDLPLHSVVPDVPEGFCVRPASMDDIPFLMEEEALFSSANFISAFRDGDDWAYLLSDGQVTEYGSDFLVFSNSDGDKGYLRISRQGFGSGLIVSEASETMSHSLARAALSHCRRLADEREKPYIRLDLHPEAPLSRIAIASGASSDETYAWQIYIPDILSLLNKMSPVLEKRISDGPFRAYSGKVKLDLFDESFDILWEKGHITKICSGDNSESDVHFCVHRELFPALCLGHRSWRDLRKNRPDIFPAMAHVGPRVNRVSDITGQFIDQLFPPKRSWIYEQY, encoded by the coding sequence ATGGAACGATATTTTTTTAGAAGAGCAGAAGGAAAAAAAGACGCCTCAAAGCTGAGAGTCTTTTTTAACGAGGTATTTAAGCCGGAAAAAGTCGGAATCTTTGCGGAGAATCTCTTGCTTCACTTTCCAAAGATGAAGGATAGGTACTGGTTTATAGCAGAGGAAAAAAACAGTGGTGAGATTGCAGCTGCCTGTGCTCTTTTGCCCTGGCAGTGGAAAATGGACAATATCACTTTAAAAGTAGCGGAGATGGGAATTGTCGGAACAGGCGAGAGCCATCGTCATCAGGGATTGATGCGTCGTCTCCGATCTGAGCTGATGGGCGTAGTGAAGTCTGAGGGATATGAGCTGGTGGGTATTCAGGGGATCCCTGGTTTTTACGATAAACTGGGCTTTCGCTATGCTCTTCCATTGTGTTCCCATATAGATTTGCCTCTCCATTCTGTCGTGCCTGATGTTCCTGAGGGTTTTTGTGTTCGTCCTGCTAGTATGGACGATATCCCTTTTCTGATGGAAGAAGAGGCTCTCTTTTCGTCTGCTAATTTCATCTCTGCCTTTAGAGACGGAGATGATTGGGCATATCTGCTGTCTGATGGTCAGGTAACAGAGTATGGGTCGGATTTTCTCGTTTTTTCCAACTCAGATGGGGATAAGGGCTATCTTCGTATATCCAGGCAGGGATTTGGAAGTGGTCTTATCGTAAGTGAGGCAAGTGAGACTATGTCTCACAGTCTGGCAAGAGCTGCTCTGTCTCATTGTCGACGTCTTGCTGATGAAAGAGAGAAACCGTATATAAGACTTGATCTTCACCCTGAAGCTCCTCTGTCAAGGATCGCTATAGCGTCTGGAGCGTCCAGCGATGAGACGTATGCCTGGCAGATTTACATACCTGATATCCTGTCTCTACTGAATAAAATGTCTCCTGTTCTGGAAAAGAGGATCTCCGATGGTCCTTTCAGGGCCTATTCAGGAAAAGTAAAACTGGATTTATTTGACGAGTCTTTCGATATCCTGTGGGAAAAAGGTCATATTACGAAGATATGCTCTGGCGATAATTCTGAGAGCGATGTCCATTTTTGTGTCCATAGGGAGCTTTTCCCGGCTCTTTGTCTTGGGCATAGATCATGGAGGGATTTGCGAAAAAATCGTCCTGATATCTTTCCTGCTATGGCTCATGTAGGTCCTAGAGTTAACAGGGTATCAGATATAACAGGGCAGTTTATAGATCAGCTTTTTCCACCTAAACGTTCCTGGATATATGAACAATATTAA
- a CDS encoding sodium-dependent transporter: MSQSNDRQGREQWGSRMGFMLAAAGSAVGLGNIWRFPYVTGKNGGAAFLIIYLVMVFCIGASVMLAEFAIGRASKRNSVGAFRKLKGGAWPIVGWIGLIVAFLILSYYAVIGGWTLAYIFKSFTGLMKAGGAEDVQNIFLTFIANPTQVLVAFFAFMAMVVVVVYRGVGEGIEKYCKVLMPGLFVILVILMVRALTLPGAMEGVSFYLKPDFSKVTGATVIDALGQAFYSLSLGMGILVTYGSYISNDEDLPRSVATVTLLDTMVAVLSGLVIFPTVFAFGVDAGAGPGLSFIALPAVFSKMWGGPVWSALFFTLLFIAALTSSVSLFEVVISYCMDELKWTRAKSSWIMGIAIFLVGIPSALSNGAMDIKLFGMGFLDGLDWLCNNILLTSCGILICLFAGWIVGDRMRKEVTNDGKRPFALLSPWTWILRVVAPVAIMVIIYNGLK; encoded by the coding sequence TTGAGTCAAAGCAACGATCGTCAAGGAAGAGAACAGTGGGGAAGCCGAATGGGCTTCATGTTGGCGGCAGCGGGATCGGCGGTTGGCCTGGGGAATATATGGCGATTTCCGTACGTAACCGGCAAAAACGGAGGAGCCGCCTTTTTGATCATATACCTGGTGATGGTGTTCTGCATTGGGGCATCTGTCATGCTCGCCGAATTCGCCATAGGCAGGGCATCGAAGCGCAACTCGGTTGGAGCCTTCCGGAAACTGAAGGGAGGAGCCTGGCCCATCGTCGGATGGATAGGTCTCATAGTGGCTTTTTTGATACTCTCCTACTACGCCGTCATAGGTGGCTGGACCCTGGCCTATATATTTAAATCCTTCACCGGCCTTATGAAGGCTGGAGGAGCGGAGGACGTTCAAAACATATTCCTCACCTTCATCGCAAACCCAACCCAGGTGCTGGTGGCCTTCTTCGCCTTCATGGCGATGGTGGTCGTGGTTGTGTATAGGGGAGTCGGCGAGGGCATCGAGAAGTACTGCAAAGTCCTCATGCCCGGGCTCTTCGTGATACTTGTCATACTAATGGTCAGGGCTCTGACCCTTCCCGGAGCCATGGAGGGGGTTTCTTTCTACCTCAAGCCCGATTTCTCCAAGGTTACAGGAGCCACTGTAATAGACGCCTTGGGACAGGCCTTCTACTCCCTCTCTCTGGGAATGGGCATACTGGTAACCTACGGAAGCTATATATCCAACGACGAAGACCTTCCCAGGTCGGTGGCAACGGTGACCTTGCTGGATACCATGGTGGCGGTCCTCTCCGGGCTGGTCATATTCCCCACGGTCTTCGCCTTCGGTGTGGATGCAGGAGCGGGACCGGGGCTGTCCTTCATAGCCCTCCCGGCGGTATTCTCAAAGATGTGGGGCGGCCCGGTCTGGTCGGCGCTCTTCTTCACCTTGCTGTTCATAGCGGCCCTGACCTCGTCGGTGTCCCTCTTCGAGGTGGTCATATCCTACTGTATGGACGAGCTCAAATGGACCCGTGCAAAATCCTCCTGGATCATGGGGATCGCCATCTTCCTCGTAGGGATCCCCTCGGCCCTCTCAAACGGGGCCATGGACATAAAGCTCTTCGGAATGGGCTTTCTGGACGGCCTGGACTGGCTGTGCAACAACATCCTTCTGACAAGCTGCGGCATCCTCATATGTCTTTTCGCAGGATGGATCGTAGGGGACAGGATGAGAAAAGAGGTCACCAACGACGGCAAGCGCCCCTTCGCCCTGCTCTCGCCCTGGACCTGGATCCTCAGGGTGGTGGCTCCTGTAGCGATAATGGTTATAATTTACAATGGATTAAAATAA
- a CDS encoding linear amide C-N hydrolase — MKLKKTAIILSFFLLGAPITDALACSVSLLEANQKVLAARNMDWPEPNGMVVKNLRGIEKTAMLTPDGTSPYTWTSSYGSVTFDLIVETPSYGELSAPGCGLNEAGLYAAALFVDPPKYPGAGTKPALSCMEVVRVLLDTCTTVSEALDKFNEFGITEFVVNEDLSADLHWFIVDKQGNCAIVEFPPENLGAISVNYPGRKCMTNEYYGPSYAYLAQFQGFGGTKPIPSDTEKRTSESRFVRDVYFSDEVMAKGDVTKDDGFFVMGKVAQTEGTKGSNSPTDWTIVYDLKNLDLYWTAIKNDNQRRIDLTRLDFSSSQKTVSMDIQSAGTGDVTADFGEKASEKSSGGCNLGIPSLSLILLVTPLVLLKRR; from the coding sequence ATGAAGCTCAAAAAAACAGCGATAATCCTGTCCTTTTTTCTCCTGGGAGCACCGATAACGGATGCTTTAGCTTGCTCTGTTTCTCTGCTTGAGGCAAACCAAAAGGTTCTGGCCGCGAGAAACATGGACTGGCCAGAGCCCAACGGAATGGTCGTAAAAAACCTCAGAGGTATCGAAAAAACCGCCATGCTAACCCCTGATGGTACCTCGCCATACACGTGGACCTCCTCCTATGGAAGCGTTACCTTTGACCTTATAGTTGAGACACCATCCTACGGAGAGCTGTCCGCTCCAGGTTGTGGGCTCAACGAGGCTGGGCTATACGCAGCGGCTTTATTCGTCGATCCCCCTAAATACCCGGGAGCAGGCACTAAACCCGCACTCAGTTGCATGGAGGTGGTCAGAGTACTTCTGGACACCTGCACCACCGTATCGGAGGCGTTGGACAAGTTCAACGAATTTGGCATCACAGAGTTTGTGGTCAATGAGGATCTCTCCGCCGATCTTCACTGGTTTATAGTGGACAAACAGGGCAACTGCGCTATCGTAGAGTTTCCCCCGGAAAACCTAGGGGCTATATCCGTCAACTACCCAGGGCGAAAGTGCATGACCAACGAATATTACGGCCCAAGCTACGCCTATTTAGCCCAATTTCAGGGTTTTGGCGGGACAAAACCGATCCCATCGGACACTGAAAAGAGGACCTCTGAGTCTAGATTTGTACGAGACGTCTATTTTTCCGATGAGGTCATGGCAAAAGGCGACGTGACCAAGGACGACGGATTCTTCGTGATGGGAAAAGTCGCTCAGACCGAGGGGACCAAGGGATCAAACTCTCCGACCGATTGGACAATAGTGTACGACCTGAAAAACCTCGACCTCTACTGGACGGCCATAAAAAACGACAATCAAAGAAGGATCGACCTGACCCGTCTCGATTTCTCGTCATCCCAAAAGACGGTTTCCATGGACATCCAATCAGCCGGGACAGGCGACGTCACCGCAGATTTCGGGGAAAAGGCCAGCGAGAAAAGCAGCGGTGGTTGCAACTTGGGCATACCGTCGCTCTCTTTGATCCTTCTAGTCACGCCGCTTGTTTTGTTGAAGAGACGGTAG
- a CDS encoding ABC transporter ATP-binding protein yields the protein MRFFENITAGNRSSLIKPIAFTALSNLINLGPFILVLQGIHILFRGFGAGEPLDISGLWWICGALLAYTVVVFIGEVPAYRANYRGAYSMAAKGRATLAEHLRKLPLGYLSGRDPGDMANMIMGDFALLEQAVSHFVPQLVGALILPLIAFTGLWFLDWRMALAMFSVLPIGLMVLTVATKVLRMLGAKHMKAKHDASNRLQEYLYGIRVVKAYNLTGSRFVRLERAFRNLMKESIRIEGLVGPLVMAAIACARVGLTVMIMTGVYLISGGTLDPMVFVTFLVVGSRVFDPLTMALINYSELKYAEQAGERILKLRSEKVMRGSKKPSGNCSINFDHASFGYQEATVIKDLSLSIPQGSLTALVGPSGSGKSTMLKLIARFYDVNTGKVTFGGEDVKTLDPEALMGRISMVFQDVYLFQDTIGNNIRFGREGASMEEVQEAAKRACCHDFIMKLPLGYDTVVGEGGCTLSGGEKQRISIARAFLKNSPVVLLDEATASLDPENELEIQRAIDNLVEGRTVVVVAHRLKTICRADSIVVLNRGKIVESGTHQELLERRGLYSRLWDIQEESLGWAI from the coding sequence ATGAGATTTTTCGAAAATATAACCGCTGGAAACCGCTCCAGCCTGATAAAGCCCATAGCCTTCACGGCCCTATCGAATCTGATCAACCTGGGGCCTTTCATACTGGTCCTACAGGGGATACACATCCTGTTCAGGGGCTTCGGGGCGGGAGAGCCACTGGACATATCGGGGCTGTGGTGGATATGCGGCGCCCTGCTGGCCTACACCGTCGTGGTGTTCATAGGGGAGGTCCCGGCGTACCGGGCCAACTATAGAGGGGCCTACTCCATGGCGGCGAAGGGAAGGGCGACACTGGCGGAGCACCTGAGAAAGCTCCCCCTGGGCTACCTCTCCGGCAGGGACCCAGGGGACATGGCCAACATGATAATGGGGGACTTCGCCCTTCTGGAACAGGCGGTATCCCACTTCGTCCCCCAGCTGGTTGGAGCACTGATACTGCCGTTAATCGCCTTCACCGGACTTTGGTTTTTAGACTGGAGGATGGCCCTGGCCATGTTCTCCGTTCTCCCCATCGGCCTGATGGTCCTGACCGTTGCGACAAAGGTGCTCAGGATGCTCGGGGCAAAGCACATGAAGGCCAAACACGACGCGTCCAACAGGCTTCAGGAATACCTCTACGGCATAAGGGTGGTTAAGGCCTACAACCTGACCGGAAGCCGCTTCGTCCGGCTGGAGAGGGCCTTCAGAAACCTCATGAAGGAGAGCATCCGCATAGAGGGGCTGGTCGGACCGCTGGTCATGGCTGCCATAGCCTGCGCCAGGGTCGGCCTGACTGTGATGATAATGACCGGGGTCTACCTCATCTCGGGCGGGACCTTGGACCCGATGGTGTTCGTGACCTTCCTCGTGGTGGGATCTCGGGTTTTCGATCCCCTTACCATGGCGCTGATAAACTACTCGGAGCTCAAATACGCCGAGCAGGCAGGGGAGAGGATTCTAAAGCTCCGCTCCGAAAAGGTCATGAGGGGATCGAAAAAGCCGTCGGGAAACTGCTCCATAAACTTCGACCACGCTTCCTTCGGCTACCAGGAAGCGACGGTAATAAAGGATCTATCCCTGTCCATACCTCAGGGCTCACTCACAGCTCTTGTCGGACCGTCGGGCAGCGGAAAGAGCACGATGCTGAAGCTGATAGCCCGGTTCTACGACGTCAACACCGGCAAGGTTACCTTCGGAGGGGAGGACGTCAAGACACTGGACCCGGAGGCGCTGATGGGAAGGATTTCCATGGTGTTTCAGGACGTCTACCTCTTTCAGGACACCATAGGGAACAACATCCGCTTCGGCAGGGAGGGAGCGTCCATGGAGGAGGTCCAGGAGGCCGCCAAGCGGGCCTGTTGCCACGACTTCATCATGAAACTCCCCCTTGGGTACGACACGGTGGTCGGAGAGGGAGGATGTACCCTCTCGGGAGGGGAGAAACAGCGGATCTCCATCGCCAGGGCATTCCTCAAGAACTCCCCGGTGGTCCTACTGGACGAGGCCACAGCGTCTTTGGACCCGGAGAACGAGCTTGAGATACAGAGGGCCATAGACAACCTCGTAGAGGGCAGGACCGTCGTAGTGGTGGCCCACAGGCTTAAGACCATATGCCGGGCCGACTCCATCGTCGTCCTGAACAGAGGGAAGATAGTGGAGAGCGGAACCCATCAGGAGCTCCTGGAGCGTAGGGGGCTTTACTCGAGGCTCTGGGATATCCAGGAGGAATCCTTGGGCTGGGCGATATAG
- a CDS encoding ABC transporter ATP-binding protein has translation MRKRGFSRLLQIAGEKKGLLVLSGGLSAISAVFALVPYLSAYHILAQLMNHWGDLSKVDSYTMKFWGIWAFLGIAASMAFLYVSAMASHVAAFRILYGLRVALADHLGKLHLGYLSRTSTGAIKKTLEQNVEKIENFVAHKIPDLVNVVATVVITAVAMFSLNPWITSACILAVLLGFGAQASMMTGDRGKRMMKAYYDSLERINASAIQYVRGMPAVKVFGRTVHSFRQFYRDMVDYSQMVTKFTDQFQNGFILFRTILTSFVAFVLPVGVYLLSRRPSDLSLGLTVLFFVIMAPAMAAPLYKIMYISSTLRDISEGVDRIDAILAEPEVSEPNNPKTPSSYDVSFDNVSFSYGTHGESTRIEALGDLTFTARQGQVTALVGPSGSGKSTAANLIPRFWDVDKGSISVGGVDIRDMGTEKLMETVSFVFQDTFLFFDSIYNNILLGNPDATRDQVIAAAKAAQCHDFIERLPKGYDTLIGEGGVYLSGGEEQRVTVARAILKNSPILVLDEATAFADPENEHKMQLALKELIKDKTVIIIAHRLSTIREANHIVVLKEGRLSEEGTHGELVANGDLYHRMWTAHTSAREWGLGRKKAV, from the coding sequence TTGAGAAAAAGAGGATTCAGCCGACTGCTCCAGATAGCCGGCGAGAAAAAGGGGCTGTTGGTGCTGTCCGGAGGGCTGTCGGCCATCAGTGCGGTGTTCGCCCTGGTTCCATACCTGTCGGCCTACCACATTCTGGCCCAACTCATGAACCACTGGGGCGACCTGTCGAAGGTCGATAGCTACACCATGAAGTTCTGGGGTATATGGGCTTTCCTGGGGATAGCGGCGTCTATGGCCTTTCTCTACGTCAGCGCCATGGCGTCCCACGTAGCGGCCTTCAGGATACTCTACGGCCTGAGGGTAGCACTGGCGGACCATCTGGGGAAACTGCACCTCGGGTATCTATCCAGGACCTCCACAGGGGCCATAAAGAAGACCTTGGAGCAGAACGTTGAGAAGATAGAGAACTTCGTGGCCCACAAGATACCGGACCTGGTCAACGTCGTCGCTACAGTCGTTATAACCGCCGTCGCCATGTTCTCACTCAACCCCTGGATAACCTCCGCCTGTATCCTGGCGGTGCTCCTGGGCTTTGGGGCCCAGGCCTCCATGATGACAGGCGATAGGGGCAAGAGGATGATGAAGGCGTATTACGACTCGCTGGAGCGAATCAACGCCTCGGCCATACAGTACGTCAGGGGAATGCCTGCGGTGAAGGTGTTCGGAAGAACGGTCCACTCGTTCAGGCAGTTTTACCGGGACATGGTGGACTACAGCCAGATGGTCACCAAGTTCACCGACCAGTTTCAAAACGGATTTATACTGTTCAGGACGATTCTGACGTCCTTCGTGGCCTTCGTCCTCCCCGTAGGGGTATATCTGCTGAGCCGTAGGCCCAGCGACCTGTCCCTTGGCCTCACGGTGCTTTTTTTCGTCATAATGGCCCCGGCCATGGCGGCCCCGCTCTACAAGATAATGTATATATCCTCCACCCTCAGGGACATCTCCGAGGGAGTGGATCGAATAGACGCCATACTGGCCGAGCCGGAGGTATCGGAGCCGAACAACCCCAAGACTCCCTCCAGCTACGACGTGTCCTTCGACAACGTGTCCTTTTCCTACGGAACTCACGGCGAGTCCACCAGGATAGAGGCCCTGGGTGACCTGACCTTCACCGCAAGACAGGGACAGGTGACGGCCCTGGTCGGACCATCGGGATCGGGCAAATCCACCGCCGCAAACCTCATACCTAGGTTCTGGGACGTGGACAAGGGATCCATCTCCGTAGGAGGGGTGGACATAAGGGACATGGGGACGGAAAAGCTCATGGAGACCGTTTCCTTCGTGTTTCAGGACACCTTTTTGTTTTTCGACTCCATATACAACAACATCCTCCTGGGCAATCCCGACGCCACAAGGGATCAGGTTATCGCCGCGGCCAAGGCGGCCCAGTGCCACGACTTTATAGAGAGGCTGCCGAAGGGTTACGACACCCTCATAGGCGAGGGAGGAGTCTACCTATCCGGCGGTGAGGAGCAGAGGGTCACGGTAGCAAGGGCCATACTCAAAAACTCTCCCATACTGGTCCTGGACGAAGCCACCGCCTTCGCCGACCCGGAGAACGAGCACAAAATGCAGCTGGCCCTTAAAGAGCTGATAAAGGACAAGACGGTCATAATCATAGCCCACAGGCTGTCCACCATCAGGGAGGCCAACCACATAGTGGTCCTCAAAGAGGGACGGCTATCCGAGGAGGGAACCCACGGCGAGCTCGTGGCTAACGGCGATCTGTACCACAGGATGTGGACCGCCCACACCAGCGCCAGGGAATGGGGACTTGGAAGGAAGAAGGCAGTATGA
- a CDS encoding TetR/AcrR family transcriptional regulator gives MKEKRAIRDPEGTKKAILDGAESVFAERGFAGASIREIARRSGASGPLVLFHFHSKDELYRAVKERIVKGWSEGKGGAIPPEGTAENFIEDMIKTSFAFYRDNPNMVRMANWGRLEGDDAPWSGEEDIHKWYEKSIKEAQARGEIRDDISPLSVTVMICGAVHVWWEYHGHIEEHVKHGSYDMVSDEKYLKDLTSMVLRGLCPQGDRN, from the coding sequence ATGAAGGAGAAGAGGGCTATAAGGGATCCTGAGGGAACCAAGAAAGCCATACTGGACGGGGCGGAGTCGGTCTTTGCGGAAAGGGGATTCGCAGGGGCCTCAATAAGGGAGATAGCCAGAAGAAGCGGGGCCTCCGGGCCTTTAGTGCTGTTTCACTTCCACTCAAAGGATGAGCTGTACAGAGCGGTAAAGGAGAGGATAGTCAAGGGCTGGAGCGAGGGCAAAGGCGGCGCTATACCACCGGAGGGGACGGCGGAGAACTTCATAGAGGACATGATAAAGACCTCCTTCGCCTTCTACAGGGACAACCCCAACATGGTCCGCATGGCGAACTGGGGCAGGCTGGAGGGCGACGACGCCCCCTGGTCTGGAGAGGAGGATATCCATAAATGGTATGAGAAATCCATAAAAGAAGCCCAGGCCAGAGGGGAGATCCGAGACGACATCTCGCCTCTGAGCGTCACTGTGATGATATGCGGCGCCGTCCACGTCTGGTGGGAATATCACGGACACATAGAGGAACACGTAAAGCACGGAAGTTACGATATGGTCTCCGACGAGAAGTACCTCAAGGACCTGACCTCTATGGTCCTCCGAGGGCTCTGTCCACAGGGAGACCGGAATTAA